One Candidatus Symbiobacter mobilis CR genomic window, GCCATCATCGTCACGGACGCGCAGATGCACATCATCCGCGTCAACGCGGCTTTCACACGGATGACCGGGTTCAGTGCAGAGGCCGTGCTGGGGCAGCATACGCGGGTATTGAAGTCCGGGCGGCATAGCCCTGCTTTTTATGAATCGATCGGCAGATCGTTGATGCAAACGGGGCACTGGGCCGGGGAACTCAACAACCGTCGCGCCGATGGCAGCTTCTTCACAGTTTGGAGCAATATTTCCGTCGTGCGGGACAGTGAAGGGCAGGTGATGCACTACATCGCCTTGCAAAGCGATGTGACCCAGCTCCACGAAGCGCAAATCGCTTTGCAGCGGCAGGCGTCCTACGATGGGTTGACCGGCTTGCCCAACCGCGATCTCTTCAACGACCGCATCGCGCAGCTCGTTGCGCAGTCACAGCGCCAACAATCCCAGTTTGCGCTGTTGTTCGTTGATCTCGACCATTTCAAGGAGGTCAACGACACCCTGGGCCACCAGGTGGGGGACATTCTGCTGCGCACGGTGTCCGAACGCTTGCAGCGCGGGGTGCGCAGCGAAGATACCGTCGCCCGGATGGGGGGTGACGAATTCGTCATCCTGCTGCCCAATACCGACCGGCCAGGCGCCTTGTCGCTAGCGAACAATCTGCTCGTGCGGTTGCGAGAACCGCTCGTGCTCGAAGGGGCGGGTTCGTACCGTCCGATGGCGAGCATGGGGGTGTCGGTCTTTCCGGAAGACGGACGTTCGCCGGACGAACTGCTGCGTAGCGCAGACATGGCGATGTACCGGGCCAAGATGACTGGGCGCAATCGGATGCTCAGCTACACGGCAGACATGGGCGCCAGCAACGACCTTGCGTTCACGATCCAGACCGAGCTGGCCATCGGCTTGGTCGAGCAGCAATTCCGTGTGTACTACCAGCCCAAATGCATGCTCAATACGGGGGAGCTGGTTGGCGCAGAGGCGTTGGTGCGCTGGGATCGGCCGGGCCATGGCATTACGCTGCCGGGGGTGTTCATCGGCGTCGCGGAAAAAAGTGGCCTCCTCGTCGAGCTAGACCATTGGGTGATGCAGGATTCGCTGCGCCAATTGGGGGAATGGTTGCGTGCGGGGTTGTGGAAGCCGACGATGCGGATGGCCGTCAACCAGAATGTTGCCGATCTGCAGCGTAGCGACCTCCTCGACCAAATCAACGCATTGCTGCAAGCCAGTGGTGTCGGGCCTGAAATGCTGGAACTGGAGATCACGGAAGACGCCCTGCTCCACCATACCTCCGAGCAGCTCGAACGCTTGCAGGCGTTGCGCTCCACGGGGGTGTCGGTGGCGATCGACGACTTCGGTACCGGCTACTCCAGCTTGTCGTATTTACGCTTGTTGCCGGTATCAGTCATCAAGATCGACCAAAGTTTTGTCGCGAGCATGCTCACCGATGCCAACGACGCCGTGTTGGTGCGCACGATCATCGACATGGCGCACGACCTAGGCCACAGCCTCGTGGCAGAAGGGGTGGAAACGCCGATGCAATGCGAACGGCTGTGCGAACTCGGCGCGGAAGTGGGTCAAGGCTACTTTTTTGGCTATCCCGTCAGTGCCGAGGAGTTTGAGCAGCGCTGGTTGCGCAACTTTGCCAGTTGACCGGGTGCGCGTTGTGGAGCAGTCCTAGCAGTCGTCATGGCAGTCATCGCCCCTGCGGGGAGGCCGCTAGAATTCGCCGCTTTCGCCGGTGTAGCTCAGTCGGTAGAGCAGCTCATTCGTAATGAGAAGGTCGGCGGTTCGATTCCGTCTACCGGCACCAACACACAAAAAGCGCAATAGCCCCCCAATCACCGCAAACCACCCTAACCCCCTGAATTTTTTGAGATTCAGGGGGTTTTTCGTCTGATCGATCAAAAATCGCCAACAAAAACCGACAAAAATCTGTGGAGATTACACACCGATTACGCACTATCACCATGGTCTCGGTCGTAAAAGTGGAAGGGGATACAGAGCCTACGTTGCCGAAGGAAGGGCCGCCATCGCAACTACCGTCGTGCCTACGCAATACGGTACGGATCGGCAAAGCCCAGTTTCTGCATGATCTCGGATTCCCGGCGTTCCATGGCTTGCGCGTCGTCTTCGCCGTCGTGCGTCCAGCCTTGGGCGTGCAGGGTACCGTGGACGAGCAGGTGCGCGTAGTGCGCGGCCAGCGGGATGCCCAGCGCTGCGGCCTCTTTCGCGACGACGGGCGCGCATAGCACCAGGTCTGCCACGACGATCGGTTCCTGCTCGTAGTCGAAGGTCAGCACATTGGTCGGATGGTCGCCGTGGCGATAGTCGCGGTGCAGTGCCAGCCCTTCTTCCGCACCCACCACGCGAACGGTCATCTCCGCGTCGCGGCACAAGGCGGAGCGAATCCACCGTGTGACGTGGTGGCGTTGCAGCGCGGCGCGGTGTTCGGTGCCCAAATCCCCGCGTGCGAATTGCAGGGACAGTTGTAGCGTGGGGCGTGCGTTCATCGTGCAGGCACCGCGTGGATCGTCCGGCCAATGTCCGGCCATCGGCGGTGGAGGGTTACCCAGGCCGCCCAACCGATGAGCGCCATGACCAGGGCTGAGGCAGCCAGCGCCACGGTGGAGTGCATCACCCACGGCGCTACCACCCCCGCGACGATGCCGGTCGATGCCGAGGCAACGAAGGCTTGCAGGGAAGACGCCATCCCGCGCCGGTCGGGGTGCAGGTCAAGCAGCAGGATCGTCACCGCCGGAACGAGTACCGCCCACCCTACCCCAAAAACGAAGATCGGCAGCAGCGCCCACCCCACATGCGCTGGAAACAGCGCATGCGCGACGAGGTTCACTATCGCGACCCCCACAAACACCCCC contains:
- the ybeY gene encoding rRNA maturation RNase YbeY, giving the protein MNARPTLQLSLQFARGDLGTEHRAALQRHHVTRWIRSALCRDAEMTVRVVGAEEGLALHRDYRHGDHPTNVLTFDYEQEPIVVADLVLCAPVVAKEAAALGIPLAAHYAHLLVHGTLHAQGWTHDGEDDAQAMERRESEIMQKLGFADPYRIA
- a CDS encoding sensor domain-containing protein, encoding MDQESKERKSQRLQLLKQRAQAVLDQCQKSGTMDRPDAMGTSKLLEDLRIYQVELELQNEELRAAQLEAEHAQRSYRTLFDQMPLPALVLDTNGIVDDCNERATTLLGAHGRFVALDIRFWHRLNKPDRARLHVALRDVMPGQSQVLRRVEITNQAGAPVVFDVHLIGLSMDYKLDRRVLLLLVDRNAEQAREQERRLYDALLDATDNPIYAADLEGKMLLVNQALLQLLQRPRDAVLGHTRESFQPLRDALLHREADQQVLQSGVPTTFEERIHPVGESDPIDFVTRRFPLYDRAGKAYGVGGIATDVSALKAQQRKLLLSESVFQNSDQAIIVTDAQMHIIRVNAAFTRMTGFSAEAVLGQHTRVLKSGRHSPAFYESIGRSLMQTGHWAGELNNRRADGSFFTVWSNISVVRDSEGQVMHYIALQSDVTQLHEAQIALQRQASYDGLTGLPNRDLFNDRIAQLVAQSQRQQSQFALLFVDLDHFKEVNDTLGHQVGDILLRTVSERLQRGVRSEDTVARMGGDEFVILLPNTDRPGALSLANNLLVRLREPLVLEGAGSYRPMASMGVSVFPEDGRSPDELLRSADMAMYRAKMTGRNRMLSYTADMGASNDLAFTIQTELAIGLVEQQFRVYYQPKCMLNTGELVGAEALVRWDRPGHGITLPGVFIGVAEKSGLLVELDHWVMQDSLRQLGEWLRAGLWKPTMRMAVNQNVADLQRSDLLDQINALLQASGVGPEMLELEITEDALLHHTSEQLERLQALRSTGVSVAIDDFGTGYSSLSYLRLLPVSVIKIDQSFVASMLTDANDAVLVRTIIDMAHDLGHSLVAEGVETPMQCERLCELGAEVGQGYFFGYPVSAEEFEQRWLRNFAS